Within Bacteroidota bacterium, the genomic segment GGATTAAATGGTTCTGTTACCCATGGAATACAACATCCATTCGAGATTTCAGTTGTGACTTCTATTGAAGAAGTAAATGGTATTTTGTTAGAAATTGTGCTTTACCCGAATCCTGCGTCGAACTTTATTAAGTTGATAATTGAAAACTACGAAGTCGGAAATTTCAGATATCAGCTTTATGACATTAACGGTAATATTTTACTTGACAATAAAGTTGAAGGTAACGAAACAAATATTGTGATTAGCAATCTTGTGTCTGCGACCTACTTTCTGAAATTGACTGACCGCAAAAAGGTAATAAAAACATTTAAAATTGTTAAAATCTAAATAGTTATGAAAAAATTACTCACAATTATACCCGGAGTATTATTAACCGCAATTCTGTGGGCACAAAGTCCTCAGAAAATGAGCTATCAGGCTGTAATTCGTAATGTAACTAATCAGCTTGTAACAACTCAAATTGGAATGAAAATAAGTATTCTGCAAGGTACTGAAAATGGTACGCCAGTCTATGTTGAAACCCAAACACCAACACCCAATGCGAATGGTCTGGTTACCATTGAAATTGGAGGCGGGGTAACTTTTACAGGAACTTTTGCAACTATTGATTGGTCTGCGGGACCATATTTTATTAAAACCGAAACCGCTATTACTGCCCCCTTAACAACTTATACTATAACAGGTACAAGCCAACTATTAAGCGTACCTTATGCCCTTTATTCAAATGCAAGTGGTGGTGGTTGGTCTATTACAGGAAATGCAGGACTAATAGATGGTACTAATTTTATTGGTACAACCGATAATGTACCTTTTAACATTCGTGTGAACAATCAAAAGGCAGGGAGTATAGATCCAACATTGTATAACACCTTTTGGGGTTACCAGGCGGGTAATTCCAACACCACAGGAAACTCCAATACCGCAAACGGATTTAATGCGCTTTTCACCAACACCACAGGAAACTCGAATACCGCCATCGGACGATATGCGCTCTTTTCCAATACCACAGGAATCTTGAATACCGCAAACGGAGGGGGTGCGCTTTATTCCAACATAACCGGATACAACAATACCGCCAGCGGATTCAAAGCACTTTATTCCAACGTAGCAGGCAACAATGGAGTGGCTATAGGTTTTTACTCTCAACACTTTGCAAACAACACAGCTACAGCTTATGACAATACAAACACTTCTATCGGTTATCAATCACTACGCGGTTCTGATACACCGGCAAATAATACGGGAACAGATAATACCGCCATTGGTCGGGATGCGCTTTATAACAACTCCGCAGGAAGCAGAAATACCGCTAGCGGATTTGATGCACTATATTCCAACACAACGGGACATTCTAATACCGCCCACGGAATGAATGCTCTATATATCAACACAACTGGAACATATAATACTGCCATCGGA encodes:
- a CDS encoding T9SS type A sorting domain-containing protein, which encodes MKQFIKMLIAFCLFAFGTTMQAQNTIPASGGNATGSGGSVSYSIGQIIYTTNTGLNGSVTHGIQHPFEISVVTSIEEVNGILLEIVLYPNPASNFIKLIIENYEVGNFRYQLYDINGNILLDNKVEGNETNIVISNLVSATYFLKLTDRKKVIKTFKIVKI